The following nucleotide sequence is from Zea mays cultivar B73 chromosome 1, Zm-B73-REFERENCE-NAM-5.0, whole genome shotgun sequence.
ATCTCAGCTCCCCGCTTCGACTTCATCAGCCGCCTCCGACACGCCCAGGCTACTGAGCCCGCTCTGGCTGCCATCCACGACGAAGTCAGGGCGGGCACACGCACTGATCCATGGGCGGTGGTCGACGACATGGTTCTCTATGACAGGCGCCTATACATCCCACCGGCCTCGCCACTTCTGCAGGAGATTGTGGCGGCTGTCCATAACGATGGACATGAGGGCGTCCAGCGCACACTACACCGCCTCCGTCGTGACTTCCATTTTCCCAACATGCGGAGTCTGGTGCAGGACTTCGTCCGGGCATGTCCCACTTGTCAGCGGTACAAGTCGGAGCATCTTCACCCGGCAGGTCTCCTCATGCCACTACCGATTCCCACCGTCGTTTGGGCAGACATCGGCCTCGACTTCATTGAAGCACTTCCCCGTGTCAACGGGAAGTCGGTGATCCTCTCCGTCGTCGACCGCTTCAGCAAGTATTGCCACTTCATCGCCCTCGGCCACCCATACACCGCCGAGTCGGTGGCGCAGGCCTTCTTCGCCGACATTGTACGCCTCCATGGTGTGCCGCAATCCATGGTGTCCGACCGCGACCCGGTGTTCACCTCGACGTTCTGGCGTGAGCTCATGCGGCTCATGGGCACTAAGCTGCACATGTCGTCCGCCTTCCACCCACAGTCCGACGGCCAGACGGAAGCGGCCAACCGCGTCATCATTATGTACCTCCGCTGTTTCACAGGCGACCGTCCTCGACAATGGCTTCGCTGGCTGCCGTGGGCCGAATACGTGTACAACACGGCATACCAGTCCTCGCTCCGGGAGACGCCATTCCGGGTGGTGTATGGTCGTGACCCGCCCTCCATCCGCTCTTATGAGCCTGGTGAAACGAGGGTGGATGCGGTCGCACGCAACATGGAGGAACGCGAGGCATTCCTGGCCGATGTGCGCTATCGCCTCGAGCAGGCCCAAGCGGTGCAGAAACGTCACTACGACAAGCAACACCGGCCAGTGACATATGCAGTCGGCGACTGGGCACTCCTTCGACTTCGCCAGCGAGCTCCGTCCTCACTGCCACAACAGACATCGGGCAAACTAAAGCCCCGCTTCCTCGGACCCTACCGCGTCATCGAGCTCATCAACAATGTCGCCGTTCGCCTGGAGCTACCACCACAGGCCCGCATTCATGACGTCTTCCACGTGGGCACCCTGAAGAAGTTTGTAGGGGCACCTCCATCCGCCCCACCGCCCCTACCCGACATCCATCATGGGGCGATTGTTCCAGAGCCGGCTCGGGTGGAACGCGCTCGCCTGGCACGGGGTGTTCAACAGGTGCTGGTCCAGTGGAGGGGCGAACCAGACACTTCGGCGACCTGGGAGGACCTCGACAAGTTTCGCGCTACATACCCAGattttcagctcgaggacgagctggacctcgagggggggagagatgtcatgtgGGGCCGCACCTACACGCGGGCCCGCGACGCCAGGAGGGCTGAGGCTAGGGCGTTTAAGGAAGGCGCCAGCAGCAGCACTACCAAGGAAGGTCCATCCAAGGAAAGTGGCTAGATTAGTGGCCAAATTGATAGGCCTTAATTAGAGGGGAGTTGGTTTCCAAATAAGTCATTTCCTAAATTAGTGTTTCCAAATAAGTCATTTCCTAAATTAGAAGTTACCTAGTTGGTCGGGCCAGTGGCCTATTTATATGGAACCATGAGGCAGTGAAAGGAATAAGAAATACATCAGCTTTATCTCCCATCTCCCTACACTCTCTCTAAAGCCTACGGCTGAGGattacctcgccggagaagacggaCAGCGGGTACGAGTTACGTAGCCGCGGTCCAGCTGCTCGAGGGGTTAACGCCCTTGACGTAGTCCCTTTctctatccaggctggggggcacctccattctattcctattgatccattgatcaaacggtcatggccgagaaagatacaatctgaaacggcctttatacattggtgctttattgaatgagctccatattgaaaagccggtgacttacatcaggcttagttcatatgcttttggttcgtcaaccttcaccaaaaggcaggggggcatatgttggaagtCAAATTGagcagcgcggacagtccggcgctgaggccggacggtccgcggtccggacagtccgcggtggtggcgcggacggtccgcgcgcgcgcagagtcagttagggttcctagtttctcgcgagatttattacctaaaaccgcgggattaactcgggaaacagttggaaacggatccagacctccccctttatatagatgaagggctacggccgattgaaccccccaacaatcgaacaaatcaagtctatttctcgtttttaccttacgcattaggaatagttctagtctagttctagtttagcctctcaatccccaaattctccgcctctcttcgactctacgtcgattagaggagtctaggtcggcctgccgagcctagacaacacctaggatctctcctccccgacggggtccctcccgggagcgagatccaggcgtcgcCGGCGACTTTCGccggcccctgcgcacgcgcggaccgtccggcctgtaggtgcggaccgtctggccgtcaggcagggaacctttgcccctgctccaggtcgcggaccgtccggtccctggtcgcggaccgtccgcgcctgtgcagagagcaccgccgccggttcttgttgagtgtttggcgcccgaaaaaggtgtcaacacccAGTCGTGCATTGACGGTTGATATGGCTTGATTATTTACTGACCGAAAAAATCACTTTACTCACCGTGATTTTTATGGTTGTAGAATTTCTTCTTGGGTATATCGGCAATAGATCAGATCCACGCAATAGAAAACACTAGAACACAAGTCAACACAGAGCTAATCAAAATTCCTGTGCTGCAGACTTATCTGCCAAGCAAAATGCCTGCGGCATTGGTGCCTTACCGGCAGGACGAGCTCAAGATTCTCCGCGGCGACGATAATCCTGGACCATACAAGGAGCACGACCGCGTCTACCGTTACGACTACTACAACGACCTCGGTGAGCCAGACAAGGGTGAAGACCATGCCCGGCCTGTCCTCGGGGGCAGCCAAGAACACCCGTATCCCCGTCGCTGCAGGACCGGCCGGCGTCCAACAGAGACAGGTAGGTTCAAGGAAGCAAGCTACATTCTGGTCCATACAACAAGATGCCAGAAATTTGTCCTGAAACCCTTGTTGGCTAACCTTTTTACGCAGACCCCAACTCGGAGAGCAGGCTGTTTCTGCTGAACCTGAACATCTACGTCCCGCGCGACGAGCGGTTTGGGCATCTCAAGATGTCGGACTTCCTCGGGTACTCACTGAAGGCGATCATCGAGGCTGTCCTTCCGACGCTGGGGACGTTCGTCGACGATACGCCCAAGGAGTTCGATTCGTTCGAAGACATCCTTGGGCTCTACGAGCCGGGTCCAGAGGCGCCCAACAACCCACTGGTAGCAGAGGTCAGGAAGAGAATCCCCAGCGAGTTCCTCAGAAGCATTCTGCCCAATGGTAGCCATGACCACCCCCTGAAGATGCCCCTTCCAAATATCATCAGATCAGGTAACTGGACTTCATGGAATGCCTTTTTTCTACATGTTAATAGTCCTAAAAAGGTTTTAGGTTTGCCATGACTGAGGCTAAATCTTGGTACTCACCAGATGTGTTGAAAAAGGCTCCAGAGTTTAAGTTTGGCTGGAGGACCGACGAAGAGTTTGCGAGGGAGACGCTTGCAGGCGTGAACCCAGTGCTCATCAAACGTCTGACGGTTAGCATCTATCTTCCATCATATGGACTGGCCAATTCAATATACCTGCCCCGCAACTAAGTAAAAGGGCCTTAAAAAATTCTTTTTTTTTCATGGTCTCAGGAGTTCCCAGCTAAAAGTACCCTGGACCCAAGTCAATACGGAGACCATACGAGCAAGATCACCGAAGCTCACATCCAGCATAACATGGAAGGCCTGTCAGTGCAGAATGTATGCTTGGACTGAACGCGCATACTATAACAACCGAAAGATTCAATACAGATAATTGATTAAAACCATCGACTGATTGCCAAAACGAACCCTGTGCAGGCACTGAAGAAGAACAGGCTCTTCATCCTAGACCACCATGACCATTTCATGCCGTACCTCAACAAGATCAACGAGTTGGAGGGGAACTTCATCTACGCCAGCAGGACCCTACTGTTCCTGAAGGACGATGGCACGCTGAAGCCCCTGGCCGTCGAGCTGAGCCTGCCCCACCCTGATGGCCAGCAGCACGGCGCGGTCAGCAAGGTGTACACCCCAGCTCACTCCGGCGCTGAGGGCCACGTCTGGCAACTTGCCAAGGCTTATGCCTGCGTGAACGACTCCGCCTGGCATCAGCTGATCAGCCACTGGTACAGAGAGCTCTTCCTTAATTTGTTTTTCTCCTTGATACCAAAATGCAAAAATGTTCTTTTTCATGTTCAGAGACAACTAAAAACACTAATCTTGTGTGTGTTTGCAGGCTGAACACGCACGCGGTGATCGAGCCGTTCGTCATCGCAACGAACCGGCAGCTGAGCGTGGTGCATCCAGTGCACAAGCTGCTGAGCCCACACTACCGTGACACGCTGAACATCAACGCCCTGGCACGCCAGACGCTCATCAACGCCGACGGCATCTTCGAGCGCACCGTGTTCCCTGCAAAGTACGCGCTGGGGATGTCCTCCGACGTGTACAAGAGCTGGAATTTCAACGAGCAGGCTCTCCCAGCAGACCTCGTCAAGAGGTACGTACATGTATAGTACTAACTACATTGAGCAGTAAACGCCTATAGCAGTGACGAGATGGTTCTGACGGGTTTATTTGCTCCTCTGGTTGTGCGTTTCAGAGGTGTGGCTGTGCCGGACCAGTCGAGCCCCTACGGTGTCCGGTTGCTGATCAAGGACTACCCTTACGCCGTGGACGGGCTGGTCATCTGGTGGGCGATCGAGCGGTGGGTCAAGGAGTACCTGGACGTCTACTACCCCAACGACGGCGAGCTCCAGCGCGACGTGGAGCTGCAGGCGTGGTGGAAGGAGGTGCGCGAGGAGGCGCACGGCGACCTCAAGGACCGAGACTGGTGGCCCAGGATGGACGCCGTCCAGCGGCTGGCCAGGGCGTGCACGACCGTCATCTGGGTAGCGTCCGCGCTGCACGCGGCCGTCAACTTCGGGCAGTACCCGTACGCCGGGTACCTGCCGAACCGGCCGACCGTGAGCCGGCGGCCGATGCCGGAGCCGGGCAGCGACGACTACAAGAAGCTGGAGGCGGGGCAGAAGGAGGCGGACGCGGTGTTCATCCGCACCATCACCAGCCAGTTCCAGACCATCCTGGGCATCTCGCTCATCGAGATCCTctccaagcactcctccgacgaggtGTACCTCGGCCAGCGCGACGAGCCTGAGCGCTGGACGTCGGACGCCAGGGCGCTGGACGCGTTCAGAAGGTTCGGAAGCCGGCTGGTGGAGATCGAGAAGCGGATCAGGACGATGAACGACAGCCCGACGTTGAAGAACCGGAAGGGGCCGGTGGAGATGCCGTACATGCTGCTGTACCCCAACACGTCGGATGTCACCGGCGAGAAGGGCGAGGGGCTCACTGCCATGGGCATTCCCAACAGCATCTCCATATGAGCCTCCTCACTGCCTGAGCGGATGGTTTGTAGATGTTCTGTTACGCTGTGTGTAATGTGTCGTTTATTCGTTGGTTTTGTCAGTCTCAGGGTAGGGAATGGAGATGTTGATTGGATCCATGATCTGTAGGGTTGAGAGAGGAGTCACGTCTGGAGAATGTTGTCAATGTGTGtttctttcttgttaagaataaaagttCGTCAGCTCatttatctctactacttattaagtaagcaatagtagtctgtCATTGACTTGTTCTGCCTTTGACCTGTTCTGTCATGGCTCACGCAGGTGTCCAGCAAAAATTATTATGCCTGCGCGAGTTGAAACTGACCACCACTTCAGCCACCATTTGAAACTGATCAGTTCAGCCACTGCGCCAAAGCTTATAAGCCGCTCCATGTCTCCTTTACTAGCCAATATGGTACTAAGTTTTTGCAAGACAATACAGCAGTGCAGGCGTTTTGGGCTGCTTTTTTGGTGCGGCCCATACTCCAGTTAGGTTTGGGCGGCCCATAGTCGCTCGCACAGCAGCAGGTTCTTCCTCCGTCCGCACGATGGAGCGCCCAACCGTCCGTTCCCCTCGGCCGCCGCTCGATCAGCTCCACGACGGCACGACCTCAGCTCCACTCTCGTAGGCTGCCGCGTCCGCCCCTCGGTTAGCTCCACGACCTCAGCTCCACTCTCGCAGGCTGCCGCGTCTGTGCCAGTTCCCCTCGGTCAGCTCCACGACCTCCACTTCTTTGACTTCAATGCGCTGGATTATGGAGATATATGGTGCCGCGTCCGAGTCAGTTCCCCTCTCGCTCCCTTCCTGCACTTTGCCGAGGTCCGCAAGCTCCCTTCCCCCTTCGTCCTTCCTGCATCAGGAGCCGGAGGACCTCGCCTACTCCCTCCCTCCATCGGTGCGACAGCTGTCTCGGCCGAGCCTGAGTCGAGCGGAGCAAGTGGTATCCAGAAGTGGTATCCAGGAGCACTCGCGACAGCTGCTGGTAGGATGCAAATGCAAGGATTCAGACACAAGGATTCAGACACGTTGCTAGGTCTATTTTGTTCCTACCCCCAATTTGCATACTTTTAGTGCTACAGGTCTGTTCTGTTGTATTCATCTCAGGCAGTTCATGCTCATGTTCACCCAATCTTGCCTAGAGAATAAACAAAAGAAAGTTTTCATTCTCACTAAGTAGGATATTTGTTTGTGTGACATTTCTGCACATAAAAGCAACCTTTGAAAGAGAAGCCATAAAAAACTTTCTGTTACAAGAAAGATGAGTGATGCACCTCTAACTCCTCGAGATCAATATCCGGTTCAAGTGCAGGTCGAACAGAAGATCTTAAACCTGTCCTGTTGATCTGATCACTAAAATTTTTTAGTTCGCGTGACATTTCTGCACATCGCTTTACCTGCAATGGAATTAAGATGTGTTTGTCAACATAATTAAAAAGTTAGTGAGTCCAAAGATTTTTAAATATCAGCAACAGCCCAAACAATACGTTTTAGTACTGGCTGCTTCATCATCATAGATGTTTATGTACTATGCTATTTTTAAAGGATGTGAATTCTGGTTCTAATTTCCTATCATCTACCATATTGTACTCAGTGCTATGAGCATATTTTAACTGGTAACTTGATTGACAATCCAGTACTCATGATATCAAATAGCATAATGCAATGAGTAGATTAACCCCTTTTCCCTAAAAATTACACTGCATACGTGTTTACCAAAATTCTTGCTTCTTAGCTGCTTCCAATAACTTTGGGAAACAAAGAAAGTTAAAAATATTAAACTTAACCATTTGATAGAATGACTTGATTTGATTCTGCGTGTTCTCTGTAATAATTTTATGAGACAACAGAAAGATTCACTATTCATAGTGTGAAAGTGAAACACCTAACCTGTAATGCTTGTACCAGAGACCTGTACTATACAATTAATGTATTTGAACAATTATGGGAGGGGGCACAAACTTGGTTGATGATGCCAATTTGTTCAGAAGAACAAAAACTACCAGGAACAAAGCTATTAGTAATATTTATGATGAACCTTTCTTGTGTTCCATTTACATTCGAGCAAATGAAAAGAAAAATCCCTATCAATGTTTATCAATGTGATGTTTGATGGTAGAAACACCGTCATCGCTAGAGTACAACTTCTCTTTCTTTTGGGACAAACACAGTTACATTTTAAAGTTGGTGCCATTTGACTGATTATTACTCTAAAGTTATGTAGATAGTGTTATAATAATGGTTACTGTTGCATTCATATTTCAAAGTACTTTACTATTATCATGATTTTATTGTTGTGAACAACATGATTTTTTTTAAAGTTAGCTTTGGAGAACTGCACTAAGCCAAGCAAGCTTAAATCATGAAACCTATGCTTGTAGTTTAAACTCCAAACATTAAAGCGCTATTCATAACATTAGAGTACATCATAGCTGGTATTTTTGAATTTCCTGCCTTCTAATCGTTGCTAGCTGTTGCATGGTTGCTAAATATTAATGTTTTCTCTATTACTTTGAATAGACGTTTGAACTTGATTTGTGTTGCTGATTGGTGCTTGCTGGACATTACTGGATTTTTAGGTAACCACTGAAACATCAGCGCCTTCTTTCTCTAATAAAACTCTAATGTTCACCATATATTGCATTTTGACTTACTAAGGTATCCTAGAATTGGTTATAGATGCTTGATTCAATAGGATATCTCTCTTTTCGTTatcactaatgacttcaaagtcggcaaagccgatcctactctctttactaaaacaattgcaaatgatttgtttgtatgccaaatttatgttgatgatatcatatttgggtctactaacgaatctgcatgtgaagagtttagtaggatcatgactcaaaaattcgagatgtctatgatgggggagttgaagtatttcttaggatttcaagtcaagcaactccaagagggcaccttcattagccaaacgaagtacattcaagacattcttacaaaatttgggatgaaggatgccaagcccatcaagacacccatgggaaccaatgggcatctcgacctcgacacaggaggtaaatccgtagatcaaaaggtataccggtcgatgataggttctttactctatttatgtgcctcacgaccggatattatgctttccgtatgcatgtgtgcaagattccaagccgatcctaaggaagttcaccttagggccgtaaaacgaatcttgagatatttagtttatactcctaagtttggcctttggtaccccaggggatccacatttgatttaattgggtattcctatgctgattgggcagggtgtaaaattaatagaaagagcacatcggggacttgccagttcttgggaagatctctggtgtcttgggcttcaaagaagcaaaactctgtcgctctttctaccgccgaagccgagtatattgccgcaggccattgttgcacgcaattgctttggatgaggcaaaccctcagggactatggttacaaattaatcaaagttcctcttctatgtgataatgagagtgcaatccgcatggcggataatcccgttgagcatagccgcactaaacacatagtcattcgatatcatttttaagggatcaccaacaaaagggggatatcgagattgcatatattaacaccaaagaacaattatccgatatctttaccaagccattagatgagcaaatatttaccaaacttaggcatgaactaaatattcttgattctaggaattttgattgatgttttgcacacatagctcatatatatacctttgatcatctcttttatgtgctatgactaatgtggtttcaagtgcatattatgctaagtcatagattgaaaggggaaatggagtcttcggcgaaaacaaaaggcttccactccacttcatcaaatcattcatccttcgccgtcgctccacaacaCTCTCCaacttggtataatcttcactcatatattatttgccaaagggagagaaagtagttaaagagggcttatatttcactcacaagtatccgtttttggtgattcatgccaaagggggagaaagtattagcccaaagcaaaaggaccgcaccaccaccaatttcaaaaatatagtctttcaaatttggatTAATAAAagatgatttttcaattggtatcttatttttgatataatttcaaattggtataccctcttcaaaattaatatctaaaaccctcttgaacactaagaggaggatttcattaaggggggttttgtttagtcaaaggaaaagcatttgaaacaggcggagaaaatttcaaatcttgaaaatgcttctaaaaatcctattcatatacctttgactatttgcaaaaagactttgaaaagaatttccaaaactttgcaaaacaaaacaagtggtgcaagagtggtccaaaattttaaaattagaagaaagccatccatgcttatatagtagaaataattattggtttcattccaagcaacctttgcacttacattatacaaaccaattcaattctgcacttttatatttactTTAGTttacaccaaaaagggggagattgaaagggaaataggcttacatcttttcctaattgattttgatggttgaattgcccaacacaaataattggactaactagtttgctctagattatgagttctacaggtgccaaaggttcacaacaaaccaataaaaagaccaagaaagggttcaaataaattgagcaaaagacaaccgaagtgtgccctggtctggcgcaccggactgtccggtgtgccagcggagcaacgactacttcgcgccaacggtcgtctgcagagagcagttaatgcgctacagtgcgcgcagaagtcagagcagagccagaaggcgcaccggacagtgaacagtgactgttgaaagcacctagaggggggtgaataggtgaccctgtaaaaacttaagacttaaagccacaaaacttgattaagtgttagcacaataaaatcaagtggctaaggaccgagctcttgtgaaacacaatagtcacagtgagaacaagcacaagaaatacgatggtttatcccgtggttcggcctagtacaacacttgcctactccatgttgtggcgtcccaatggacgagggttgcactcaacccctttcaagtgatctaaagatccacttgaataccacgatgtttttctttctttcactatatcccatttgcgaggaatctccacaacttggagcctctcgcccttataaataatgatcacaaagaagcacggatgtaaggaagggaaaagcaacacacacaaatcccagcaatacgcacacacacaagccaagacttgagctcaaatgaaacacaacaagttcaccactagaacggagctcaaatcactaagaatgtcaatcgagtgtgcgaagatggagtgcgggagtcttagaatgtttagagtatgcttggtgtcctcctccatgcgcctaggggtcccttttatagccccaaggcagctaagagccgttgagagcaatccaggaaggcaattcttgccttctgtcgggtggcgcaccggacagtccggggtgccaccggacagtccggggtgccaccggacaggcactgtttagtgtccggtgcagattactttcctaaattggcgcagccgaccgttgaagatttggagccgttggcgcaccagacactattcggt
It contains:
- the lox4 gene encoding linoleate 9S-lipoxygenase4 isoform X1, whose protein sequence is MAGSKDHTDISPDNILKPAVESLTTDEQQQYEDYMRQAREKFLSQYTVDRHQKVVKHGETDVASLLSSLQVPNTYLPSKMPAALVPYRQDELKILRGDDNPGPYKEHDRVYRYDYYNDLGEPDKGEDHARPVLGGSQEHPYPRRCRTGRRPTETDPNSESRLFLLNLNIYVPRDERFGHLKMSDFLGYSLKAIIEAVLPTLGTFVDDTPKEFDSFEDILGLYEPGPEAPNNPLVAEVRKRIPSEFLRSILPNGSHDHPLKMPLPNIIRSDVLKKAPEFKFGWRTDEEFARETLAGVNPVLIKRLTEFPAKSTLDPSQYGDHTSKITEAHIQHNMEGLSVQNALKKNRLFILDHHDHFMPYLNKINELEGNFIYASRTLLFLKDDGTLKPLAVELSLPHPDGQQHGAVSKVYTPAHSGAEGHVWQLAKAYACVNDSAWHQLISHWLNTHAVIEPFVIATNRQLSVVHPVHKLLSPHYRDTLNINALARQTLINADGIFERTVFPAKYALGMSSDVYKSWNFNEQALPADLVKRGVAVPDQSSPYGVRLLIKDYPYAVDGLVIWWAIERWVKEYLDVYYPNDGELQRDVELQAWWKEVREEAHGDLKDRDWWPRMDAVQRLARACTTVIWVASALHAAVNFGQYPYAGYLPNRPTVSRRPMPEPGSDDYKKLEAGQKEADAVFIRTITSQFQTILGISLIEILSKHSSDEVYLGQRDEPERWTSDARALDAFRRFGSRLVEIEKRIRTMNDSPTLKNRKGPVEMPYMLLYPNTSDVTGEKGEGLTAMGIPNSISI
- the lox4 gene encoding linoleate 9S-lipoxygenase4; protein product: MFWHGVADRLTGKNKEAWNEGKIRGTVRLVKKEVLDVGDFNASLLDGVHRILGWDDGVAFQLVSATAADPSNGSRGKVGKAAHLEEAVVSLKSTTDGETVYRVSFEWDGSQGVPGAVLVRNLQHAEFFLKSLTLEGVPGRGTVVFVANSWIYPHNLYSQERVFFANDTYLPSKMPAALVPYRQDELKILRGDDNPGPYKEHDRVYRYDYYNDLGEPDKGEDHARPVLGGSQEHPYPRRCRTGRRPTETDPNSESRLFLLNLNIYVPRDERFGHLKMSDFLGYSLKAIIEAVLPTLGTFVDDTPKEFDSFEDILGLYEPGPEAPNNPLVAEVRKRIPSEFLRSILPNGSHDHPLKMPLPNIIRSDVLKKAPEFKFGWRTDEEFARETLAGVNPVLIKRLTEFPAKSTLDPSQYGDHTSKITEAHIQHNMEGLSVQNALKKNRLFILDHHDHFMPYLNKINELEGNFIYASRTLLFLKDDGTLKPLAVELSLPHPDGQQHGAVSKVYTPAHSGAEGHVWQLAKAYACVNDSAWHQLISHWLNTHAVIEPFVIATNRQLSVVHPVHKLLSPHYRDTLNINALARQTLINADGIFERTVFPAKYALGMSSDVYKSWNFNEQALPADLVKRGVAVPDQSSPYGVRLLIKDYPYAVDGLVIWWAIERWVKEYLDVYYPNDGELQRDVELQAWWKEVREEAHGDLKDRDWWPRMDAVQRLARACTTVIWVASALHAAVNFGQYPYAGYLPNRPTVSRRPMPEPGSDDYKKLEAGQKEADAVFIRTITSQFQTILGISLIEILSKHSSDEVYLGQRDEPERWTSDARALDAFRRFGSRLVEIEKRIRTMNDSPTLKNRKGPVEMPYMLLYPNTSDVTGEKGEGLTAMGIPNSISI